The genome window TTGATCTTTGTCCAGATCGCCGCCAGACCTCGACCTAGAAGCGGAACTCAACAGCAATAAGTGAGGCAATTAGGGTTCCTCTCATCCGTTCCGGGCCCTTATTCCCGAACCCTGCGACCAATGTTGCGTTTTGTATCACTTTCTGTTACAAAGTATCTTCCGCGATGCCGCCGCGGCACAGGTATTCGCAAAAAATGGAATACTTGACTTTTTTGTAAAAGTGGCTTAAGTTAGTGTCGCATTTGACGGCCGGAAGGCCAAAAATGCAGTTAAATGAAGCAAGGAAAGGGGAAATAATGCCAGACGTAGAATACGCTACATCATCATACAAGACGCCATTACATCACCGAATAATTGCCAGCATGCCTGTTAAAGCAAGCTGGGTCGATGCCGAAAGCGGAAAAACAGTTAGTGTTGAGGGCTTGACGGAGAATGTTGGTGAATCCAGCGCTCTCGTCAATCTCGACACACTGCCGCCTGTGGGCAGCGAGGTCCGCCTTAGGATCATGGAAGAGAATAAGGCGATCGTCGATGTCAGGACACAGGTTATCCGTGTCGAACGCGATCCGAGCAAACCGATGGCCGCTCTATCAATCGTTGAAAACCTCAAGAAGTGGAAGAATACGGCTATCACGGCTGCCCAAAAGTGGGTGACCAGGCATTGGCAGCTTAACTACGAAGAAGAATGGGTTAACTAACCGTTCGTCGATCGTGGAAGAAAAAGCGGGAGCGTTCCTAGGAACGCTCCCGCAATTTTTACAACGAGGCGATCATGCTTAACAGCGATTACCCTGAGGTACTCGTGAGCATGTCGGCTGGCCGCCCTGTGGGGCCTGAACCAAGACCGAGATCGTCTCGCCTGTCTTAAAGAAACCGAGCCTTGCCATCGTCAGCATCGGGGGACGGTTAGAATCAAATCTGAAATTGTACATGGTGCCCCATCGGATAGCGTTTGCGTTTGCCGACACACCGATCGGATCCGAACTCCAGTAAACATAACCGCCTGAATCAGTCTGCGTCCAAGGAGCGCTGCTGAAGCCCGCATTACCTTCGGTCCCGTCAGCTGCCGATCCCGGATGCTGAGGCGGAGCATGGAAGCCAACATTGCTAAGCGTCACCCCGCTGCCCTGCGGCACGCCGAACGACTGAATAGCGCGGTCGAGGTTCATATTGTAGACCGCATACTCATAGTGCCACACGCCGGGCGACGGATTTGTGACCTTGTAAGCGACCATACCCATGCCGTCTGTGTTTACGGGACGGAATGGAACTATTGTCGCGCCGGTCCAAGCCTCGATCGCAGACTTCATCCGCACCGTCGATCCGGCCGCTGAGAACGAGAATGAGGTCGTTCCCGACACGTTGTAGGGCCGGTACGAAACATTATTGAACATGTTGCACTGGGTAGGATTACTCTGGCACCACGCATACTCATGCGGAGTAACATACTGAGCTTCGGCAAAGTATTTAGCCCCTGGATTCAGGCTTGTGTTCAGGTCTGCCTGCTCGACAAGGATTCGATGCGTCGTTCCGACGTGCGAGTGGCCGCTGTGGCTGTTGTTCGGCGTTGCCGAATCATTCCTGGGATAGAAACCTGTATAAGGATTTATCCATGCACGTGAACCAAGATTTGGTCCTGCGTTCAGGCTCGAACTATAAGGATCAGAGCAGCCGGAACCGAGATTCGAACCGCCGACACCGTTACAGCCTAGGGCACACAGGTTCTGCGTCAGGGCCGTGAATGCATGCTTTACGCTCGACTGGCCGATCTGTTCCATGGTCTGCGTATTATCCGCCCCGCCGCTCATCCTGTAGAGATTCTGCGGGATCACCGGGTGATCATTATTCGGATTGGCATACCAGTGAAGATTCTCCGTGCCGTAGTTACATGAGTCAGTTCCAACCGCCAGGCCGACTTGCGTTCCCGAGCTACCGAACTGTGACAGGCTAACAAGGTCCCCAACAGTCACGTCCGGACCGGGAACCGTCCCTGCCTCAGGTGAAACCGTCGCGGGAAGTGTACTCTCCTGAACCTCGCTGTTGACCACCGTCGTAACCTCGATCGGACGAAGGGTTGCGTTCACAAGTACCGAACCGACAACGGCCCACGGCTGGACGCGACGGCCAAGTTCCGTCGCAAACTGTTCATTCAAGAGAAGTCGCCCGCCGGTGATGGCCAGCCCCTTGCCCGCCGGGCTGTAGTCCCACTGAAAGCCTTCGATATCAAAGAATGTGTAGCCCGAAGCATCGCGAACGGATAGCTCGTAATCCGAGCCCGGCTCATTCGCTACGATCGATAATTGGCTGAGCGACGCATTGAGCCTGGCCGGCAGAGCAGCCGTATTCTGCGACGTCAACGACATCGCTCCCGGCAAAGCACCGCGGAATTCGTCATTGAATGCGATGGTCTTAAAGAACGAATTGGCCGAAATGCCAAAGCGTAACGAAGCGGGCTGTGACTTGACCGCACCTGCCTTAGCGAGGTCGATATCCATCACGACATTACCGTCAGCAATGACCATCTTTTCGAGCAGACCGCTTTCACCGTCACGGCTTGCATCTGCTCGCTGCACAAAAACTGCCCAGGCAACGCCGAGCGATACAACTACACCCAATAGCGGCAAAGCGATACGGAGCCGCCTGCCCGAAAAAATCTTTTTCATCCTTTTCACTCCTGAATTGGTATATCCCAAGGGTTAGATATGAGTCCCTAATGGAAACAGCGCCATAGTTTAGCTAACATAAGAGAGAATGTCAAAAAGATTCGCGTCCTAAAATGAACGTGAGCTTTACGCAATTTTAACCAAGTCGAGAAGCTACGGTCCACTATGAAACCTGGGTGCGAAGGCAGACCCGAGCAAGCAAAAAGACGCGGCGAACTGCCCGTCCTGGCCACGAGCGCGGCAGCGAGCGGCGTCCGCCATTCCCGTAATGCCCGCTGGCGCGCCGCCGCGTTGATCGGCATCAATCTGCTGATCGTTGCCCACGTTATTCAATGGAAACTCACCGGATCTACGATCTCACCGGTTGAGCCGTCAGAATCGATGTTCACACTCCGGAGCGGCGCGGTGAATGCCGGTTTCATATTCTTCAGCGTCGCGATCCTCGCAACCTTGATCTTTGGTCGATTCGTATGCGGTTGGGGCTGCCACGTTGTTGCCTTGCAGGATCTCTGCGGATGGATACTGAAGAAGGTCGGACTCACGCCTAGGCCGTTCCGCTCGCGCCTTCTCATCTTTGTTCCGTTGATGGCGGCGCTGTATATGTTCGTCTGGCCCACGATCGGACGCTATCTGACGAAACCGAAGAACGAACCCCTTATCCCCGAGTTCACAAATCATCTTGTAACGACCGAATTCTGGGCAACATTCCCGTCCGTGGCGGTGGCGATACCCTTTCTATTCATATGTGGCTTCGTTGTGGTTTACTTCTTGGGCCAGAAAGGATTTTGTACCTACGCCTGCCCGTATGGCGGCTTCTTTGGTATTGCAGATAAGCTTGCTCCCGGTAAGATCAGGGTCAATGATGCCTGCAATCAGTGCGGTCATTGCACGGCCGTCTGCACTTCCAATGTCCTCGTCCACGCCGAGGTCAAGCAGTTTGGCATGGTGGTCGATCCGGGCTGCATGAAGTGTCTCGACTGCATTTCCGTCTGTCCAAACGACGCCCTCTACTTTGGCCTGGGAAAACCTTCTATTGCCACGCGTGGCGTATCCGTGACGCGAAGTTACTCGTTGACCTGGCCGGAGGAACTGCTTGCCGGCGCTGTATTTCTCGCCAGTCTGCTGGCGGTTTGGGAAGTTTATCAACTTGTCCCCATGCTGATGGCCCTGGGTATCGCGGCCGTATCGACGTTTCTCGCCGTCCGAACAATAAAATTGTTTCGCTCCGGAGACAGTGCCTTCTACGGACGCAGCCTGCGGTCCGCCGGAAGGATCACAGCCGCAGGCTGGGCGTTTCTCGCGTTTGCAGTCATCTGGCTGGGGCTGAATGCCCACAGTGGCTATGTGCGGTATTACGAACGGAAGGCAAAACTCGCCTTTGAAAAGCTGACGGTCCCAGACGAACTCGCCTTGGCCCAAGCGAACGCGGCCGAGTGGCTTTCACCATCGGATAAGCAGGCCGTCGAGAGCGGAAAGGACGCATTTTACAACGCGCGGCGGGTCAGCCTGTTCACCAACCGCGAGGCCATCTCGAAACTCGCGTGGCTGGAGTATCTTTCTGGTAATAGTCCTCGCGCCGTCGATCTGCTCCGCACGGCAACCGAAAAGCAGACTGGCGAGCAACGCACGCTAAGCCTCTATTATCGGGGCGCGATCCTCAACCGCACCGGCCAATATCGCGAGGCTGTCACAAACCTCGACATGGCGATCACCGAACGGCCCGACCTAATGCCCGCCCGCGAGGAAAGGGGCGAGGCACTATGGCAGATGGGAGCGCGCGAGCAGGCCATACAGGCATGGACCGACGCACTCAAATTGAACGCGAATATGCCGCTGGCAAACTATGTGCTGGCCGGAGCTATGGCCCAAAGCAATGCCGAAGCAGCCTTGCAATACGAGCAGAAGGCGGATCGGGCCGCCCCTGAGAATGCCTACTTTCAGTGGATGTTGGGTCTGCGATTGCAGAACCTCAGGTTCAACGAGTTGGCTGAGAAGCGATTCACCCGTGCAATAGAACTAGATCCTTCGTTCGCATCGAGACGCTAATTACAGGTCACGTTCCAACCTTGTCCCAACCGCCAATAAAGTTTTCCTCGGCCATACGCTTATAGTGCTTGCGCGCCGCCGCCTCGGTCTCGGCTATTCTGATCTCGCGCTGCAGCGGTTCGACACGGTTTGGTGAGAAATCTGTAAGATAAACTACGTAAGCCGGAAACTCAGGCTTGTCCCCCTTATTCGTCTTCCACAGCAGCAGCTTACGCACCATCGTGTTGCCCTTCATCTGCTTGGTATAAACTTCGCGTTCGAGGAGCGTGCTCGGCGTTCCGACATTGTCGTCGGCCGGCTTTTCAGCCGCGGCGACTGTCACCATCTCGGTGAGCTGGTTGATGCTAACGTCCTCGACCGTTGCCTCCTTATCGTCACGAATACGGATGAACTGCGGCGAGATAACGCTTACCAGCGGCATTCGCGAGAGGGCATTGTACCGTTTGCCATCAAATTTGAGGACCATGCGGTTGACCGGCCCGCCGCGCGAACTTTCACTGATCAAGTCAAGACACGAAAGCTCGATCACCGGGCCGGGCTTGATCATTTCGTAAGCCACATAGTCGTTATTGACCGCAACGTAATCCGAAGGGACGATGCGTTTCTTGAGGGTCGCGGCTATCTCTTTACGCTCTTCATCCGAAAAGCCGCCGCCGACGCGTGTCAGTTCATGGAATGTCCCATCGGTGCGCATCACGGCAACTAAGAGATCGTGGAGCAGGCCCTTGCGCTCATCGCTACCCTCGCTGTAACCGATGATCGCGGCGTCTAGATTGTGGCGCAGCTTGATCTTGTACCAGTTTGCCGTGTCGTGCTGAAGAACGATGCCCTCGGAGCCCTTGTCAATGACCCAATCGGCCATCAGTTCGAGGATGTCGTCATTCTTCTTTGTCGGAACGTGTTCGACCGGATGAACCCGCTTACCCTTACCAAACCATTTGTCTGCAAACTGAAAGGCCTTCTTTATAGAGTCGACCTTTTCGCCATTCGCTTCAGCAACATCAAATATCGCAAGTCCGAGCCGCTCCATGTCGACCTCGGACTTTGGATTGCGCAGCACGCTCACGACCTGATGGATACGCAAGCCCTTGCTCTGCTCGGCCTGCATGTAGATCTCGCCGCCGAGAATACAGGAGTTGACCTTCGCAGCTTTTAGTAACTTTTCGGCCTCGTGAAAACACGGCAGGCCGAGGCGAACCGTGCCGCCGGGATTCACGGAGATCAGCTTTTCGCCATTGAAGAAGACAAGCGAGAACTCGCCGTCGTACTTTCGTGTCGCGATATACGCCCGCGCCGCATTTATGCGTCCAATATCCTGGGCTGAGACGGCGCGCATCTTGCCGCCGAGGACCCGCTTGTAATCCTGCGCTCTTGCGTGCAGCGACGGGTCGGCCAGATGGATCGCATCCGCCGTAAAGTAATCGCCCTTCTTCTTAGCGAGGCGTGACTTGTCGACGTCGAGGTTCACTTTCTGCCCGCCTCCGTTGGACGCTTTAGCTCCATATTCGAGAGCTGAAGGATCAGGCAATATGAATCGCCCTTGATATGGCCTTCGAGGAAGGCGTTATACGGCCTCGCACCGCGTGTGAGGATGATCGGCTGATCGCCCTTTTCGCCGCCGCGAAGCAGCATCAGCGAGTCGCGCTTATCGAGCTCTTTTGCCATCTCATAGAGAAAGTCATACGTCAGGCCGTTGACGTGAATAAGCTGTCGCTTGTGCGTAAAGATAAACCGGTGCACGGCTTCGTCCTTCTTGATGAACTTGCCCGACCACCTTAGCGGAATATCTGAGTTGATATTCTGCGGCTGCTTCTGACGCGGCCGCCGCTCGCGAACACTGCCGTCGGCTTTTTTTATGACCTCAAATTCCTCGACGAGGTGAATGATGCCTTTCTTTGAGACATAGACTCGCGACGTGTCGGTCAGGAACATCCCAAATTGTTCCATGTTGATCTCGGGATCGTCCTTGATCAGCGCCTTTGCGACAGCGTTCAAGTCCTTCTTCTTTTTTTGGATTGCCGCCAGATCGTGTCCGATGTCGGCCTTTAGCAGCTTCTGCGTAGTGACCGGTTTGCCTTTGGGATCGACAAAGGCAATCTCCCGTTTCGGCACGACGGCCTCAAACGCCACGACGGCGTCACGACCCTTTTGATTGCTGATGTTTATCGCCATAAGACGAACCACGAAATAACACGAAACACTCACAAAATGCGATCTTTTTTGTTTGTGTATTTTCGTGTCCTTTCGTGGTTCCTCCTTAGAAGAGATCAAAATCGATGTCGTCGCCTAAGATGTCCTGCTCCTCGGTCGCATCGAGTTTGGCGACCTGATTTAGTTTAGAGAAATGAAAATTCGCCTGCTTGCCGATGATCATAAAGGCATCCGAGCCGTTGCCGACGACGAACGCATTGTCGTACTCCGTCCCGCCGCGATAGCTGAACGGGAACCGGTAAATAAGCCCCGCCGAAAGGTGGTCGAGCAAATAATCGATATCGCCGTCCTCATACGGATCGAGCAAATAGACCGATTTTACAAGCTGGGCGAGATAATCGTTGACGTCCGCTTTCTTTAGCTTGTTCGGTTTGGAGAATGACGATTCGACCAGGTCAAGTTCCTTGCCCTCGAGGTTTACTGACTTGAGCGTGTTGCGTTCTATCGAGTTTCCTTTTTCATCCAGCGTCGCGAGGGCCGTGCCGCCTTTGTCGAGTAGCGTTTTTCCGTCCGCCGCCAGCACCAGCAGGTCGGCGGGATCTCCCTTCTCGTCAAACGCCTCTATCTCCATCGAGCCATAGAGCATATCGCGGTCGATCTTGCGGATCGAAACGGAGAACTCCTGCCCGTCGAGCGATAGAACAAGCGGCCTTGCCATATTTATTTGATTCTATTGTATTTGGAACGGCTCGGGCAACGAATTTCTTGGCTGAATGCCGTGTTTTCATTCGTGCATTCGTGGCTAATAACGCATTCGAAAGAAATAGCCACGAATGCACGAATAACCCAAATCAAGACGCTGCCTAGCCGAACAGCGTTGGCGTGTCGACGGCGCGCATCAGGTTGGCGAGGCCGAAGTGCTCGTAGGCAAGTCGTGTCGCAACTCGGCCACGGGGCGTTCGATTGAGAAAGCCGATCTGCAGAAGGTACGGCTCGATGATCTCTTCGATCGAATCTTTTTCCTCGTGGATAGACGCCGACAGCGTGCCGAGGCCGACCGGGCCGCCGTCGAATTTCTCGATGATCGTCTTGAGCAGCTTGGCGTCCATCTCGTCGAGGCCGTAAGAATCAACCTCCATTTTGTCGAGAGCATCGGCGGCAACCTGCTCGGTAATACGTCCGTCATGATCGACTTCGGCGAAGTCGCGAACGCGCCTCAACAGTCGATTAACAATACGCGGCGTGCCGCGTCCACGCCGGGCGATCTCGTGTGAGCCTGCCTCCTCGATTTCAACGCCCAATATCCCCGCCGATCGCTTGCAGATCGTCTGAAGCTCATCAACGCCGTAGAAATCGAGATGAAAGATGATACCAAAGCGGCCTCTCAGCGGTGCCGTTATCAGCCCCGGCCGAGTTGTTGCACCTACGAGGGTAAACTTTGGTAATTCCAGCGTCACAGGCCTGGCCGCCGGCCCTTGCCCGATCATTATCGGAAGGACGTAATCTTCCATCGCCGGATAAAGTATCTCTTCGATCGCGGGATTAAGCCTATGGATCTCGTCGATAAAAAGGACATCTCCTTCTTCAAGATTGCTCAGTATCGCCGCCAGGTCACCGGCTTTCTCAATGATCGGGCCGGCGGTCGATTTGAGGTTAGTGCCCATTTCGTTGGCGACGATATTTGACAGGGTGGTCTTGCCAACGCCCGGCGGGCCGGTAAGCAGAATGTGGTCGAGCGCCTCGCGCCGTTTGAGCGCGGCTTTCATAAAGACGCGCAGGTTCTCTTTCACCTTCTGCTGGCCGATATATTCCTCAAGGCGCGACGGACGCAGGGAAGCCTCGAATTTCGATTCCTCAGGCGAAAGGTCCTCGTTCCTAA of Chloracidobacterium sp. contains these proteins:
- a CDS encoding 4Fe-4S binding protein; this encodes MKPGCEGRPEQAKRRGELPVLATSAAASGVRHSRNARWRAAALIGINLLIVAHVIQWKLTGSTISPVEPSESMFTLRSGAVNAGFIFFSVAILATLIFGRFVCGWGCHVVALQDLCGWILKKVGLTPRPFRSRLLIFVPLMAALYMFVWPTIGRYLTKPKNEPLIPEFTNHLVTTEFWATFPSVAVAIPFLFICGFVVVYFLGQKGFCTYACPYGGFFGIADKLAPGKIRVNDACNQCGHCTAVCTSNVLVHAEVKQFGMVVDPGCMKCLDCISVCPNDALYFGLGKPSIATRGVSVTRSYSLTWPEELLAGAVFLASLLAVWEVYQLVPMLMALGIAAVSTFLAVRTIKLFRSGDSAFYGRSLRSAGRITAAGWAFLAFAVIWLGLNAHSGYVRYYERKAKLAFEKLTVPDELALAQANAAEWLSPSDKQAVESGKDAFYNARRVSLFTNREAISKLAWLEYLSGNSPRAVDLLRTATEKQTGEQRTLSLYYRGAILNRTGQYREAVTNLDMAITERPDLMPAREERGEALWQMGAREQAIQAWTDALKLNANMPLANYVLAGAMAQSNAEAALQYEQKADRAAPENAYFQWMLGLRLQNLRFNELAEKRFTRAIELDPSFASRR
- a CDS encoding ATP-dependent DNA ligase, whose amino-acid sequence is MNLDVDKSRLAKKKGDYFTADAIHLADPSLHARAQDYKRVLGGKMRAVSAQDIGRINAARAYIATRKYDGEFSLVFFNGEKLISVNPGGTVRLGLPCFHEAEKLLKAAKVNSCILGGEIYMQAEQSKGLRIHQVVSVLRNPKSEVDMERLGLAIFDVAEANGEKVDSIKKAFQFADKWFGKGKRVHPVEHVPTKKNDDILELMADWVIDKGSEGIVLQHDTANWYKIKLRHNLDAAIIGYSEGSDERKGLLHDLLVAVMRTDGTFHELTRVGGGFSDEERKEIAATLKKRIVPSDYVAVNNDYVAYEMIKPGPVIELSCLDLISESSRGGPVNRMVLKFDGKRYNALSRMPLVSVISPQFIRIRDDKEATVEDVSINQLTEMVTVAAAEKPADDNVGTPSTLLEREVYTKQMKGNTMVRKLLLWKTNKGDKPEFPAYVVYLTDFSPNRVEPLQREIRIAETEAAARKHYKRMAEENFIGGWDKVGT
- the ruvB gene encoding Holliday junction branch migration DNA helicase RuvB, with translation MTTAAINIRNEDLSPEESKFEASLRPSRLEEYIGQQKVKENLRVFMKAALKRREALDHILLTGPPGVGKTTLSNIVANEMGTNLKSTAGPIIEKAGDLAAILSNLEEGDVLFIDEIHRLNPAIEEILYPAMEDYVLPIMIGQGPAARPVTLELPKFTLVGATTRPGLITAPLRGRFGIIFHLDFYGVDELQTICKRSAGILGVEIEEAGSHEIARRGRGTPRIVNRLLRRVRDFAEVDHDGRITEQVAADALDKMEVDSYGLDEMDAKLLKTIIEKFDGGPVGLGTLSASIHEEKDSIEEIIEPYLLQIGFLNRTPRGRVATRLAYEHFGLANLMRAVDTPTLFG